A genomic window from Salvia miltiorrhiza cultivar Shanhuang (shh) chromosome 5, IMPLAD_Smil_shh, whole genome shotgun sequence includes:
- the LOC130985291 gene encoding uncharacterized protein LOC130985291, with protein MLMRHIPAFTRVALSVSSGKFEKPMLGSMQDLSTMMKHTLASDFIGSQVLNLVQSQAMAIASDHIARSSLESMSQNAGQTSLGILERRENMNCDIFEEVRMDEYYKDIGPKRFTFSVRWPFTMRGAKIEELKETMYTHGLWPTPRLILTYEQLKNDHDKLFDEPNFNKMFDKYKEEVLEVWPDLKNPTCLMAAKRLIIKGWNWHGKPAGIKSTMYLYYGLALRNAIPDNFGIPVGVPMTLKDASKYAKNVMMELKIFGKEIGAPVYPEIYTSIRQSGAPFIINEIRPHFTRVLVNGKAEFRAIGVEDNKYYTGAANHEKSIVILPTRQQHLSSDFSSAQPTRFNSSQPSWFSSPQGRL; from the exons GCTAATGCGTCACATACCTGCTTTCACGAGAGTTGCACTTTCAGTTTCAAGCGGGAAATTTGAAAAG CCAATGTTGGGGTCAATGCAAGATTTATCCACAATGATGAAGCACACTTTAGCAAGTGATTTTATTGGTTCTCAAGTTCTTAACCTCGTACAAAGTCAG GCCATGGCCATAGCTAGTGACCACATAGCGCGATCTTCGTTGGAAAGTATGTCCCAAAATGCAGGCCAAACGTCCCTTGGAATCTTAGAGAG GCGGGAGAATATGAATTGTGACATATTTGAGGAGGTACGTATGGACGAGTATTATAAAGATATTGGTCCCAAGCGCTTCACATTTTCGGTGCGTTGGCCCTTCACGATGCGTGGAGCTAAGATAGAGGAGCTCAAGGAGACGATGTACACGCACGGTTTATGGCCCACTCCAAGACTTATTCTTACATATGAACAATTGAAAAATGATCATGATAAACTTTTTGACGAGCCTAACTTCAATAAG ATGTTTGACAAGTACAAAGAAGAGGTATTAGAAGTTTGGCCTGATTTGAAGAATCCAACATGTCTGATGGCTGCCAAGAGACTGATAATCAAAGGGTGGAATTGGCACGGCAAGCCTGCCGGCATAAAATCCACAATGTATCTATATTATGGACTTGCATTGAGAAATGCAATACCAGATA ATTTTGGTATTCCTGTTGGAGTGCCCATGACGCTGAAGGATGCATCCAAGTATGCTAAAAATGTGATGATGGAACTGAAAATATTTGGAAAGGAGATTGGCGCACCTGTGTATCCTGAGATATACACTAGCATTCGTCAAAGTGGTGCGCCTTTTATCATTAATGAGATAAGGCCACATTTCACAAGAGTGTTGGTGAATGGTAAAGCTGAATTTAGAGCTATTGGTGTGGAAGATAACAAATATTACACTGGAGCGGCCAATCATGAAAAGTCGATTGTCATTTTGCCAACGCGACAGCAG CATCTATCCAGTGACTTCAGCTCAGCTCAGCCCACACGTTTCAACTCATCTCAACCATCGTGGTTCAGTTCACCTCAGGGGCGCCTTTGA
- the LOC130985345 gene encoding uncharacterized protein LOC130985345, whose translation MVKLNLELLVWKITNITLERPIMKSRLSFCQRDSSIYPVTSAQLSPHVSTHLNHRGSVHLRGAFDQIVQPLYDEYLNRTHNERHIPLFRVELQVQLVLLQQAPLQRDPPEDY comes from the exons ATGGTAAAGCTGAATTTAGAGCTATTGGTGTGGAAGATAACAAATATTACACTGGAGCGGCCAATCATGAAAAGTCGATTGTCATTTTGCCAACGCGACAGCAG CATCTATCCAGTGACTTCAGCTCAGCTCAGCCCACACGTTTCAACTCATCTCAACCATCGTGGTTCAGTTCACCTCAGGGGCGCCTTTGATCAAATTGTGCAACCACTCTATGACGAGTACTTGAATCGTACTCATAACGAACGTCATATTCCATTATTTCGGGTGGAACTCCAGGTGCAGCTGGTTCTACTTCAACAGGCTCCTCTGCAACGGGATCCTCCTGAGGATTACTAG